A window of Bacillus sp. DX3.1 genomic DNA:
ATAATTTTCTCAAGTTCATCTAACATTTTGTTAGCTGCAATTACACCGCCAGCAGTATTCCATACTGCATCACTAACTTCATATGCATTTCCATTTTTAACCGCATTTAGATTTTTCCAAAGAGGATCGCTTGTCATTTCTTTTGCTCTATCTAAAGCTTTTTGATCATTTTCTGGAGCATATGTAAAGTAAAAAAGAACATCTCCATCCATTTTAGGAATCATTTCTTTCCCTACATCTATAGCAAGATTGCCAAATTTACTGTTAGCAGTAAAAAGCTCTTTTTGCTGTTTCACACGTTTAAAACCTAATTGATCAAAAATAACTCCAGAAAAAGAATCTGTGTAATAAATACGAGAAGTTCCAGCCATGAAACGGACAACAGAAACTTCTTGATTTACTTTATCACCTAATTTTTGTTTTATATCTTCTAGGTGTGCATCAAATTTACTTAATACTTTGTTGCCTTCTTCTTCACGATTTAAAGCTTTTGCATATAATTTAAAGTTTTCCTTCCAATCGCCGCTTAGTGTATCTGAAAATACTGTTGGAGCAATTGCGCTTAATTTATCGTACACCTTTTCTTGGCGTACCTTATTACCAATAATTAAATCAGGTTTTAACGATGCAATTTTCTCTAAGTTGACTTCATGTTCAACCCCTACAACTTCAACGCCTTTCATATCGCTTTCAATATGATCGTACCATGGATTTCCTAGCCAAGATTTCACAGCACCAACAGGCTTTACTCCCATTGATAAGATCGCTTCTGTTCCTTCGTTAGTTAAAACAACAACACGTTTAGGAGTTTTTGTGATCTTTGTTTCACCCATAGCATGTTTAACTGTATAAGCTTGTTCTTTGTTTGATTTTGAATCTGTTTTTTCTTTTGACACTTCATTGCTACCACAAGCAGCTATGAACACTAAAAAAAGAGCCGACAATAAAGCAAGTGTCGTCTTGAAATATGTACGCATAATAATTCCTCCGATAGATTAGATAATGATTCTCATTATTAATAATGCTGTATAAACTAATAAACTGTCAATAATATTTTGTAAGTTAAAATCCTAAAATTAATATAATTTACTAACTTCTGATAATACTGATTATGTGAACGAAAAGCCCCTTCATATTTTGAAGGGGCTTTTCTAAGTTGGTAGATACTTTAATTAAATAGTCTTGAATTTGTATTCTAGCGGGATATATAGTAACTATGTTTTTAAGTTGAAATTAGAGTGAGATAAAAAAAGTCGAAATTATAATAATTTTGTGATTTTTTGTTGATTTATTTTATTTTTAATGTTAAACTCATAACAACAAAGAAAGAGTAAACGAAAACCCTTAGCGATTAAATTTTCTGAATTTTTAGTTTTATCGGTTGGTTTCCTCCATGTGATTTACATGTTTGTGTATTGCTTTTCCACTCTTTCTTTGTTTTTCCTTCCGTTACTTTTAACTCTTTTCTACGTTTTCGTTTTAACTTCAAAATCATATTTGTTTCTAGGTTTAATAAATCACTTACTCGCAAACCTGTATTGATCCCAATAATAAATAAGATATAGTCTCTTTTTGAACAGTGACGTTTAAGAGCCCATTTCATATCTTCAATCTGTTCTTTACTTCGGATGGGTTGGACATCAATGAGATGTGATTTTTTGTTCATGGGTTTCTAGACCTCTTTATTTATAGTGTTTTGAATGTATACTTTTCTTGCTAATTTTGAGGATATCAAGGGAATTGAGATAAAGTTAATGTTTTCGGGGATTTGAATGTAAACAAATATAGTAAAGTTTACATTCAATTATTGAAAAAAAACAACATAAAAATTGAACATATCATATAGTAAAATGAATAGTAAGCTTACTAACTAGAATGGAGGACTTGAACAAAAAATGGATGAGAAAAATCGAGACTTTTCAGAAGCTAATCTTAGTGGCCAAAATCCCTGGACTTCCTCTGGCACAATTCATAGTGATCTTCTTGCAACGAAGGATCTTGTCTATAGTCCGTGCAGGTTTGAGTGCTCTCAACCACTAATAGAAGCACAAAACGCTGAATACGGAGCTTATGTATTTAAATTGAATACTCTTTCTATTAGATTTCGTATAGCTAAAATCACTCCTACAAAGGTTGGGCAATTTGTGACTTTATGGGAGAGAATTGAAGATGGATCGATTCAACCATATGACGTATCAGATCCAATTGATTTGTTTGTTATTAGTACTCGTAAAGGTAATAACTTTGGTCAGTTTGTATTTCCAAAAGCTGTTTTATGTGATCAAAATATAGTATCTAGTAAGGGTAAAGGTGGTAAACGAGCAATACGCATTTACCCGCCTTGGGACAAGCCTACGAGTCGTCAGGCTCAAAAAACTCAGATATGGCAGCTAGAATATTTCTTAGAGATACCTGTAAATATGCCAATAGACTGTGATCGTGTTCAAATGCTCTACAGTCTAAATCAGGCAAGTCAAATAGTAAAATAATTATGTTCCCTATGAAAGTAAATAAATATCTAAAAGTTTACTTTCGGATTTGATTTCTAAAATTCACACAATTATCAATAATACAATTCTATAAATGTTAATATATGATATATACTGGAATTGTCATGTCAGTCTCTAAAGATACCTCTCCGGTATCCATGTTTAGAATATTGTCTATGTTCCCTTTTGTTAACATTATTTCAAAAAGAACTTGTAGAGATACTACAAGTTCTTTTTGTATGTAAAAACGAATGTAAACTTTTTTAATAAAGATTTACTTTATTTTTCCTTTGTAATTTCTGGATTTACCTTATATGTGTAACCTTCGTTAATCGATCTGCCATTTTCATCAACAAGTTTTACATTCCGTTTGTTCTATTGTATAATTGAAAAACTAAAAGTAAGAATATTAAGAAAAAATAATTAAAGTTGAGTCTGTTACATAAAGTGAAACTTTGATCAGTGGAGGGTCTTCATCTCCCACCTAACTTCTTTGCTTCCTGCCAAATTTTGAGGTAGGGGTATTACTGCCTGTTAATGCGGAATAAACTATTTTTTGTTTTAATGGAGGTCGTTTATATTGTTTCAAAAGAACAACACAAATATATTGTTTAATACAAAGTCGATGCCTGCTATAAAAATGATAATCTCTATGTCTATCTTTGGTTCCATTGGATTTTTCTCAACAAAAACGAATTTGCCATCATTTGAATTGGTTTTTGTACGCTGTATTTGTGCAACCATATTTTTAACACTATGTTGGATTGCAACTGGTCAGTTTAAAGAAGAAAAGTGGAACCGTAAAGAAGTGTTGCAAGTATTAGCCTGTGGTGTGTTTCTTGTCTTCAACTGGGTGTTCTTATTTAAAGCCTTTGAAGTGATGTCAGTGACAATTGCGATTTCAGTGTATCATCTCGCGCCGATTATTGTATTGATGATTGGCAGTGTGATGTTTAAAGAGAAATTAACGATATTATCTGTTATTTCGATTGTTGTTTGCTTTGTTGGAACAGCTTTAGTAGCAGGGATGGATGGAAGTGTTTCCTTTGGCAAACTCATGTCTTCCGGGATGGTCTGGGCGCTTTTAGCCGCAGTGTTTTATGCTTTTACGACTTTATTGGGAAAGGGAATTAAACATATAAGTGCATATGCGATGACATTTTTGCAAACATTTTTAGGGGTTTTTCTTTTACTACCTTTTGTTAATTTTGATGCATTTACAGGTCTTACGCAAAGTAACTGGATCGCGATTACAGCGACAGGACTCATTCATACAGGTTTTGTCTATTATTTATTTTTTGATAGTTTACGAGATTTACCAACAAGATTAATTTCCGTATTAGTATTCCTTGATCCAGGTGTAGCTATTTTACTCGATACGGTATTTACCGGTTTTCGTCCGACTCCGATACAAATTGCAGGAATTATTCTTATTTTTGTTGGTATGGCGCTGACTTTTCGAAAGTCGAAAACAGAAGTGCAAACGGAGAAAAGATTAAAAGAAGGTGCAATGTAATACAGAGCTAAGTTGTTTGGGGGAAGAAGAGAACAAAAAAGAAAAGGAGCTTATGACGTTTCATTCCGCTCGAAGGGGAATGGACGTCGGCTCCTTTTTATTTTTTATCCCGTATTAATGGGCAGTAAACCCCCCCACTGATCAAAGTTTCACTTTACTGATGAATCCTCAAGCCTTCCGTTTTTGGATGCAATTAGGTTTTTTGTAATGTAATTTTCAAATAAGCGGATATCTTATAATTGATTAAATTTTCTAAAAAGTTCTTCCTTTTCTCATTATTTGTTATATAATATAAAACATAAAATCAAATCTGTTATAAAACAGTTTAAAGAAAAGGAGATGCTAATATGTCGACACAAACTTCACGGGTTACACTCGTTGGAGAAGTATTACCGGCGTATGTAGAAATTTTGACACCGGAGGCGCTCACTTTTTTAAAAGAGCTGCATGAGAATTTTAATGAACGCCGTAAAGAACTGCTGCAAAAACGGGTGGAAAAACAAAAACGAATTGATGCAGGGGAGTTTCCAACATTCTTAAAAGAAACGGCACATATACGTACAGAAGATTGGACAATTGCACCGCTGCCGAAAGATTTAGAGGATCGTCGTGTAGAAATTACAGGACCTGTTGACCGAAAAATGGTTATTAATGCTTTAAATTCTGGAGCGCATGTCTTTATGGCAGACTTTGAAGATTCAAATTCGCCGACGTGGCAAAATGCAATGGAAGGACAGATTAATTTACGAGATGCAGCTAAGAGAACGATTTCATATAAAAACCCCAGTGGAAAGGAATATCGTTTAGGTAGTAAAACAGCTGTACTTCTAGTGCGTCCACGTGGGTGGCATTTAGAAGAAAAACATATGCTCGTTGATGGGGAAATGATGTCAGGTAGTCTTGTGGATTTTGGTTTGTACTTTTTCCATAATGCCAAAGCATTGTTAGAAAAAGGAAGTGGACCATATTTTTACTTACCGAAAATGGAAAGTCATTTAGAAGCTAGATTGTGGAATGATGTTTTTGTTTTTGCACAGAAGTATATAGGAGTTCCAAATGGAACGATTAAAGCGACCGTTTTAATAGAAACCATCCATGCTTCCTTTGAAATAGATGAAATTTTATATGAATTACGTGATCATTCAGCTGGACTTAATTGCGGGCGCTGGGATTATATTTTTAGTTTTTTAAAGAGCTTCCGCAATCATAACGAATTTTTACTTCCAGACAGAGCACAAGTTACAATGACAGCTCCGTTTATGCGTTCATATTCCTTGCGGGTTATTCAAACGTGTCATCGTCGTAATGCGCCAGCAATTGGCGGGATGGCAGCACAAATTCCGATTAAAAATGATGCAGTTGCCAATGAGGCTGCTTTTGAAAAGGTGCGTGCTGATAAAGAACGTGAGGCTTTAGATGGGCATGATGGGACTTGGGTTGCCCATCCGGGACTTGTACCGGTTGCGATGGAAGTGTTTGATCACATTATGAAAACATCAAATCAAATATACCGAAAACGAGAAGAAGTTCGCGTAACCGAAAGAGATTTGTTGGAAGTACCGGTGGGAACGATTACAGAAGGAGGACTTCGTACGAATATTAGTGTCGGTATTCAATATATTGCATCGTGGTTAAGTGGCCGCGGAGCAGCACCAATTTACAACTTGATGGAAGATGCAGCAACAGCGGAAATTTCACGGGCACAAGTGTGGCAATGGATTCGCCATGAAGGTGGAAAGCTAGAAGATGGCCGCAATATTACATTTTCTTTAATGGAAGAACTAAAGGCGGAGGAGCTAGCAAAAATAGAACAGGAGATTGGTAGCGAACAGTTTGAGAAAGGTAGATTCAGTGAAGCGACAAAGTTGTTTACTGATTTAGTTCGTAATGATGAATTTGTACCGTTTTTAACATTACCGGGGTATGAGATTTTATAAAGTGACGTTTCTTTTTGAAAATAATTAAAGTTTACCGACTATTACTGAATAAAAGGAAAAGGGGATGGAAGAAATGAAAAACGAAAGAATTGGAAAATTACAAGAGAGCTGGGCGTTAGATGAACGCTGGAAAGGGGTAACACGTCCATATTCTGCCGAAGATGTTATTCGTCTTCGGGGATCAATTGATATTGAGCATTCGTTAGCACGCTACGGGGCAGAGAAGCTGTGGAAATCGCTTCATACGGAAGACTATATTAATGCACTCGGTGCGTTAACAGGAAATCAGGCGATGCAGCAGGTAAAAGCTGGATTAAAAGCAATTTATTTAAGCGGCTGGCAAGTGGCGGCAGATGCAAATCTATCAGGGCATATGTATCCGGATCAAAGTTTATATCCAGCAAACAGTGTACCAGCAGTTGTAAAACGAATTAACCAAACGCTGCAACGTGCGGATCAAATTCAGCATATGGAAGGCAGTGGGGATACAGATTATTTCGTACCGATTGTTGCTGATGCTGAGGCAGGATTTGGCGGACAATTAAACGTGTTTGAATTAATGAAAGGTATGATTGAAGCTGGGGCATCAGGCGTACACTTTGAAGATCAATTATCTTCAGAAAAGAAATGCGGACATTTAGGTGGAAAAGTATTATTACCAACGCAAACGGCGGTACGTAATTTAATCTCTGCGCGATTAGCTGCGGATGTAATGGGCGTACCAACAATTATTGTTGCCAGAACAGATGCGGATGCAGCGGATTTAATTACGAGTGATATCGATCCTGTTGATCAAGAGTTTATTACTGGAGAAAGAACACCAGAAGGTTTCTATCGCACAAAAGCAGGGCTTGATCAAGCAATTGCACGCGGTTTAGCATATGCACCATATGCAGATCTTGTTTGGTGTGAAACGTCTGAACCATGTTTAGAAGATGCGAAGCGCTTTGCCGAAGCGATTCATGAGAAATACCCAGGGAAATTACTAGCGTATAACTGTTCACCATCATTTAATTGGAAACAAAAGTTGGATGAAAAAACAATTGCAAACTTCCAAAAAGAAATTGCATCATACGGATACAAATTCCAATTCGTAACGCTTGCCGGATTCCATGCGTTAAACTACGGAATGTTTGAACTTGCACGCGGCTATAAAGAGCGTGGGATGGCAGCGTATTCTGAATTGCAACAAGCAGAATTTGCAGCAGAAGAGCACGGCTACTCTGCAACACGTCACCAACGTGAAGTAGGAACAGGCTACTTTGATGAAGTAGCGCAAGTGATTACAGGTGGAACATCTTCAACAACGGCGCTGAAAGGGTCTACAGAAGAGGCGCAGTTTACGAAATAAGTGAGGAAGCAGGTGTCTTTTTGGAGACACTTGTTTTTATCCCACTATTCGCGGGCAATAATATTCCCACTGATTAAAGTTTCACTTTATTTGATTGTCGTTATTTTTGCTGAGAAATAGCGACAATCATAATTTTGATAATAATATAGGAGGAAATCGATAATAAATCTTGAAATTGTTATAGGTATCATTTGGTAATATGGAAGAAATAGAAAATAGATTTCAAAAAAGATTGTACATTCTATTTTAGTATGGTATGATTACTCCTAGTTGAATAATTAAATCAAGCAATCCATATATTATCAAGTGCTGAGAACGAACGAGAAAAGGTATGTGAGAACTGTTGTATTTTCGTATTTGATAATGTGTGGATTCTTTTTTTATGTATGCAGACTAAAAAAAACTTTTATTTTCTTTAGGAGGAAATTATTATGACAGTAACAGGACAAGTAAAATGGTTTAACAACGAAAAAGGTTTCGGTTTCATCGAAGTTCCAGGCGGCAACGATGTATTCGTTCACTTCTCTGCAATCACTACTGAAGGTTTCAAATCTTTAGAAGAAGGCGAAAAAGTTAGCTTCGAAATCGAAGATGGCAACCGTGGACCTCAAGCTAAAAACGTTGTAAAACTATAATTTTATAGATATAACGGAAAAAAGGATGGCATATGCCATCCTTTTTTTATTGAGTTCGTTTGTTATTTATCCCGCTATTTGTGGGCGATAATACTCCCACCTCAAAGTTTGGCGGGGGATAAACTGCCCGTAAAGCCCGATTGGTGAAGGCTAATGATCAGTGAAGGATGAAGAAAAAACCTAATGATCAAAGTTTCACTTTATTCATTGGAGCTGTTAATAAAGAAATAGGATTTCAAATAAAGCTCTTCACTATTCTAGCTGTTTGTTATGTTACAAATATTTCAAAAAGGGAAGAATGTATTTTTCTATAGCAATCCATCGTTTTATGTAGGTAAATGATTGGTTTTTGTCTAGAAATTTGCATAGAGAAATATTATGAAATTTTGAAGTTTTATAATTGTTTGTAAAATATTTGAAAATATTAACTTTTTTATTTTTCAAATGGTACAATTATCCATGTAACAGCTGTTATATATTGTAAGTTAAATAATAAAGGAGCGAGTTAAAAATGGGTGAAAAAATGGAACACTATGTCGAAAACTATGTTGTGAACAAGAAAACGATGGCCTTACTTCCAGTTATTTTAGGGGACAAACGTATTGTAACGCGAGTGATTGAAGTAGAAGATTCCTTTTTTGTGTATCAAAAACCTCTTGATATTGTAGAAAGAAGTTGCCGCCGGCATGGATCTAGTTTTTTAGGTCGTAAAGAAGGCACAAAAGAATTAGCAAATATCACGCACAAAGCACCCATTGCCATTAGCCCTACCGACCAGCTTTATTTTTTTCCTACTTATTCATATTCTAGAAAGGAATGCGCTTGGCTATCCCACTTCCATATTGCAAATAGTAAAGAACTTGCAGATGGAAATCTTATCATTCGATTTATTAATGGTTTTGCAGTGAAAATAGAAATGTCAAAGAGTAGTTTTGAAAATCAACAAAATCGAACTGCAAAACTGCGGACGGAATATGAAGATCGAAAAGATAAACAAGGGAGACTTCTTTTTAAAAAGGTTGATAAAAAAGAAGAAGCTGAACTGAAACCAGCTTATGAGCGAGTATATCTTGTAAAAGAAGAAGACTAAATATAATGTGACAGTATAAAGGATGGGTGACCATCCTTTTTTTATTTCTCAATATAATAGAGGATGTTCAAAAAGTCCGGTAAAGATAGCCGCCCTATTTCTTCGTTACGTCGCCAGTCCGGTACTCATGTAGTTCCATCTACACTCCGTATCCTCCTGACTTCCGCGCCTCGAACTGCTCGGCTCTCTTTATCCTCCTTTTTGAACAATCACTATAAGGTAGTACCAAATAATTATAGATTGCCATACAATAATAATGCAGGATTTCTAAGTGAAAACATGGAACACTAATAAATACATCTTCATATGTCATATCTACCATTTCCTCTTCACGTCAAGCAGTGATAAAGTAAGGATAGGACTATAGCAAAGGGGCAAATAGTAGAATGGATTTTCAAACGATCAAAGAGTATTTTTCAGAAGAAAATATGGACCAGATTGTGGAGAGCTATCGGGCTTTTGGACCCCTTCTTGGTATCGGACTGCCAATGGTGGAAGCTCTCATTCCGGCACTCCC
This region includes:
- a CDS encoding iron-siderophore ABC transporter substrate-binding protein, whose translation is MRTYFKTTLALLSALFLVFIAACGSNEVSKEKTDSKSNKEQAYTVKHAMGETKITKTPKRVVVLTNEGTEAILSMGVKPVGAVKSWLGNPWYDHIESDMKGVEVVGVEHEVNLEKIASLKPDLIIGNKVRQEKVYDKLSAIAPTVFSDTLSGDWKENFKLYAKALNREEEGNKVLSKFDAHLEDIKQKLGDKVNQEVSVVRFMAGTSRIYYTDSFSGVIFDQLGFKRVKQQKELFTANSKFGNLAIDVGKEMIPKMDGDVLFYFTYAPENDQKALDRAKEMTSDPLWKNLNAVKNGNAYEVSDAVWNTAGGVIAANKMLDELEKIMVSK
- a CDS encoding MepB family protein — its product is MDEKNRDFSEANLSGQNPWTSSGTIHSDLLATKDLVYSPCRFECSQPLIEAQNAEYGAYVFKLNTLSIRFRIAKITPTKVGQFVTLWERIEDGSIQPYDVSDPIDLFVISTRKGNNFGQFVFPKAVLCDQNIVSSKGKGGKRAIRIYPPWDKPTSRQAQKTQIWQLEYFLEIPVNMPIDCDRVQMLYSLNQASQIVK
- a CDS encoding DMT family transporter; the protein is MFQKNNTNILFNTKSMPAIKMIISMSIFGSIGFFSTKTNLPSFELVFVRCICATIFLTLCWIATGQFKEEKWNRKEVLQVLACGVFLVFNWVFLFKAFEVMSVTIAISVYHLAPIIVLMIGSVMFKEKLTILSVISIVVCFVGTALVAGMDGSVSFGKLMSSGMVWALLAAVFYAFTTLLGKGIKHISAYAMTFLQTFLGVFLLLPFVNFDAFTGLTQSNWIAITATGLIHTGFVYYLFFDSLRDLPTRLISVLVFLDPGVAILLDTVFTGFRPTPIQIAGIILIFVGMALTFRKSKTEVQTEKRLKEGAM
- the aceB gene encoding malate synthase A, which translates into the protein MSTQTSRVTLVGEVLPAYVEILTPEALTFLKELHENFNERRKELLQKRVEKQKRIDAGEFPTFLKETAHIRTEDWTIAPLPKDLEDRRVEITGPVDRKMVINALNSGAHVFMADFEDSNSPTWQNAMEGQINLRDAAKRTISYKNPSGKEYRLGSKTAVLLVRPRGWHLEEKHMLVDGEMMSGSLVDFGLYFFHNAKALLEKGSGPYFYLPKMESHLEARLWNDVFVFAQKYIGVPNGTIKATVLIETIHASFEIDEILYELRDHSAGLNCGRWDYIFSFLKSFRNHNEFLLPDRAQVTMTAPFMRSYSLRVIQTCHRRNAPAIGGMAAQIPIKNDAVANEAAFEKVRADKEREALDGHDGTWVAHPGLVPVAMEVFDHIMKTSNQIYRKREEVRVTERDLLEVPVGTITEGGLRTNISVGIQYIASWLSGRGAAPIYNLMEDAATAEISRAQVWQWIRHEGGKLEDGRNITFSLMEELKAEELAKIEQEIGSEQFEKGRFSEATKLFTDLVRNDEFVPFLTLPGYEIL
- the aceA gene encoding isocitrate lyase, which encodes MKNERIGKLQESWALDERWKGVTRPYSAEDVIRLRGSIDIEHSLARYGAEKLWKSLHTEDYINALGALTGNQAMQQVKAGLKAIYLSGWQVAADANLSGHMYPDQSLYPANSVPAVVKRINQTLQRADQIQHMEGSGDTDYFVPIVADAEAGFGGQLNVFELMKGMIEAGASGVHFEDQLSSEKKCGHLGGKVLLPTQTAVRNLISARLAADVMGVPTIIVARTDADAADLITSDIDPVDQEFITGERTPEGFYRTKAGLDQAIARGLAYAPYADLVWCETSEPCLEDAKRFAEAIHEKYPGKLLAYNCSPSFNWKQKLDEKTIANFQKEIASYGYKFQFVTLAGFHALNYGMFELARGYKERGMAAYSELQQAEFAAEEHGYSATRHQREVGTGYFDEVAQVITGGTSSTTALKGSTEEAQFTK
- a CDS encoding cold-shock protein; the encoded protein is MTVTGQVKWFNNEKGFGFIEVPGGNDVFVHFSAITTEGFKSLEEGEKVSFEIEDGNRGPQAKNVVKL
- a CDS encoding competence protein ComK, with protein sequence MGEKMEHYVENYVVNKKTMALLPVILGDKRIVTRVIEVEDSFFVYQKPLDIVERSCRRHGSSFLGRKEGTKELANITHKAPIAISPTDQLYFFPTYSYSRKECAWLSHFHIANSKELADGNLIIRFINGFAVKIEMSKSSFENQQNRTAKLRTEYEDRKDKQGRLLFKKVDKKEEAELKPAYERVYLVKEED